One genomic window of Acomys russatus chromosome 29, mAcoRus1.1, whole genome shotgun sequence includes the following:
- the Pdik1l gene encoding serine/threonine-protein kinase PDIK1L gives MVSSQPKYDLIREVGRGSYGVVYEAVIRKTSARVAVKKIRCHAPENVELALREFWALSSIKSQHPNVIHLEECILQKDGMVQKMSHGSNSSLYLQLVETSLKGEIAFDPRSAYYLWFVMDFCDGGDMNEYLLSRKPNRKTNTSFMLQLSSALAFLHKNQIIHRDLKPDNILISQSRLGTSDLEPTLKVADFGLSKVCSASGQNPEEPVSVNKCFLSTACGTDFYMAPEVWEGHYTAKADIFALGIIIWAMLERITFIDTETKKELLGSYVKQGTEIVPVGEALLENPKMELLIPVKKKSMNGRMKQLIKEMLAANPQDRPDAFELELRLVQIAFKDSSWET, from the exons ATGGTGAGTAGCCAGCCAAAGTACGATCTAATACGGGAGGTAGGCCGAGGTAGTTACGGTGTTGTGTACGAAGCAGTCATCAGAAAGACCTCTGCGAGAGTAGCAGTGAAGAAAATCCGATGCCACGCACCTGAGAATGTTGAACTAGCCCTCCGAGAGTTCTGGGCACTGAGCAGTATCAAGAGCCAACACCCAAATGTGATTCACTTGGAAGAGTGCATTCTACAAAAAGATGGGATGGTGCAAAAGATGTCCCACGGCTCTAATTCTTCCCTTTATTTGCAG CTCGTAGAGACGTCATTAAAAGGAGAAattgcctttgatcccagaagcGCCTATTACTTGTGGTTTGTGATGGATTTTTGTGACGGAGGGGACATGAATGAGTACCTGTTGTCCAGGAAGCCCAACCGGAAGACTAACACCAGCTTCATGCTGCAGCTCAGCAgtgccctggctttcctgcacAAGAACCAGATCATCCACCGAGACCTGAAGCCCGACAACATCCTGATCTCCCAGAGCAGGCTGGGCACCAGCGACTTGGAGCCCACGCTCAAAGTGGCCGACTTCGGCCTGAGTAAAGTTTGCTCGGCATCCGGACAGAACCCAGAAGAGCCTGTCAGTGTAAACAAGTGCTTCCTCTCCACGGCGTGCGGGACGGACTTCTACATGGCTCCCGAGGTGTGGGAAGGGCACTACACGGCCAAAGCTGACATCTTTGCTCTGGGCATTATCATCTGGGCGATGCTGGAGAGGATCACCTtcatagacacagagacaaagaaggagCTCTTGGGGAGCTACGTAAAGCAGGGGACCGAAATTGTGCCTGTTGGGGAGGCACTTCTGGAAAACCCCAAGATGGAACTTCTCATCCCTGTGAAGAAAAAGTCTATGAATGGGCGAATGAAGCAGCTGATTAAGGAGATGCTGGCTGCAAACCCTCAGGATCGGCCAGATGCTTTTGAACTAGAACTCAGATTAGTCCAAATCGCATTTAAAGACAGCAGCTGGGAAACGTGA